The following coding sequences lie in one Cydia fagiglandana chromosome 27, ilCydFagi1.1, whole genome shotgun sequence genomic window:
- the LOC134677906 gene encoding enhancer of rudimentary homolog, with translation MSHTILLVQPGPRPETRTYSDYESVNDCMEGVCKIYEEHLKRRNPNTPTITYDISQLFDFVDQLADLSCLVYQKSTNTYAPYNKDWIKEKIYVLLRQAAGQSD, from the exons ATG TCTCACACAATATTGCTGGTTCAACCGGGGCCCAGGCCTGAGACCAGGACATACTCAGACTACGAGAGCGTAAATGACTGCATGGAGGGCGTGTGCAAGATCTATGAAGAGCACTTAAAACGACGAAACCCTAATACGCCGACTATCACATACGACATTTCGCAACTGTTCGACTTTGTTGATCAG CTTGCCGATCTCAGCTGTCTAGTGTACCAAAAATCCACCAACACATACGCACCGTACAACAAGGATTGGATCAAGGAAAAGATATATGTGTTGCTGCGTCAGGCCGCCGGACAGAGTGACTAG
- the LOC134677856 gene encoding breast cancer type 2 susceptibility protein homolog, with translation MDEISQNINNFESLLKKRLTNKPLALYAGSGHKNTTETSKLCPKEVLLSVTRQVKLMQNADTAGCRRLGDTLNKYKKRGFLPVNKIPVYTEVPQKLPTRFETQCVSDTQLINVVENAEIIDKHRGVTQEFDKTFCQKSDNDTDDDSLKSKTIIDAEICKSGNDISKDKREVTNKLSGLNTQDSKMFDNTDLTCAMDTVTCCENDVPIDLNDDVNLNTSQETQGFNECVEIFDVSEVDAERSASPVLNTIKGSATPPLVVDLYTFEKFEDLALPIIEEYGDLKLAKNMINSQIIGREISITDHFNEQVGRDSPVLSKIECVTTNINKEEVENICTCSNKCVDRDVEYTNESNDEDVNLGSGNKAEAKFKTEIKDEILFSSDEEYEYLHKNVQELPLTCALETSFYDRSDVLDKTMYVGFQTASNKSIQINTDSFTKAKSILSDIDNEETGKSLSDLVEIFDTGKAVSANEECDKLYSNKLEHDTYKVEEDEIKDLTTPSSSANDFTKSKDDTQTFFTYERDEEVKDDIVMSQIIQCKNISRSGTLHNSIISDWKISDAVNSSPIEPNKEVDDDIIISQVIQCKSISRTPNIHNLNTASIGQESLLPNAGIAKRKLEGFKTASNKKIKLSDKALARCKKVFQDIDLGDSEYVSCKSDVVETEVNFLEDLKSQDFNVSYDDGLKTNFDTTRIAHLCENVSDVANTKTNPDVNNGDSKIDSIKEEQLGIKEVDLQINDKIILQEFEDNEMPFEETNNNTFVGFKTASNKNIDVSVDAVAITKHIFQDIITVPTANDCNSAMKSARNVIGDSDKNDHVFKKPADFWKSTTNQTKSSIDSLDKLKNNHRERCNSEKPLSNEFIGFKTASHKEIIVSEQAMEKTKDIFKDIDEEVIRNADNKDKINLKTEKKHIDKDEFNCAIDTQDFLAEELTRIEDLFKDKSIENQQSISPTFRGFQTANHKPINISEKALEKSKKLLEDITKKEIDVKCHSIENKVDIDHNAIEKSRVTCIDNLNNDTGKFNGNKNKPIFTGFLTASNKKVEVSNKAIEASKTLFKDIVLSQQENIGQNEEATEICDSEITNNKIKNLESIISESDSKAIQISGTALQNRAKFTDGSTDTHTEPPTFVRFRTASAKPINISAHAMEKTKRLLSEFELKDGIMLDEVYWQTDAPSIFVGAVSDNKKNTISAKTPAKSKQMLNDVKLRDNFNNDNDFHDENIANNSVKTETKNIQQGYEITDDPYQNSTSQFIGFQTASNKEVKISKEALARSKQMFQDVGLDAKECDIVEKYSRHEENTNPVLKDFKTASNRIVSISDKQLQKSKEIHNMNNDLTKTNVDALVFKGFQTASNKKVEISEKALAKSKKLFEDLNLSQLDKDPKSILDMHEKHSGGFETGNKLIEISEQKSARNKDVLKNAHDEHENDSIKTDRFPAFKGFQTASKKNVPISEVALAKSKRLFEDMNLSQLDKDVKIPEDKHNFVGFETANNKRVNVSEQALAKTKVIFKDIHLEKEKEKLTKDTTPGFKGFQTASNKKVDISEKALARSKKLFEDMNLSQLDKESKMTENENYVEGIQTASNKKVTISAQALAKTKEIFVEKNFENDNDSNNSTKNVKKEAVFKGFQTASNKKVVISENALSKCKQLFEDMNLSQLNDNSKTTVDSYKLPTTTAKEVNAPVNDHKINIVNFETVANKRVKVSEQAVVKSKNVFKDIQNENNEQYNQEIRTPENKMSTNKNVNNDVIDTQVLNDFQETLNTEDFSKNTPTSKRSGSPILSCPRAKKRKFETPYRTSKKLEPKNPFVPPKLAKTYHFDDNYKKEKKFTLKDIERLEKEYTKSKIDPYIREFNIENLHNFTFKDKRNDYTAEKITTDDLKRIFLGSVNKKIVPDGWLDNHIKLIIWKLLSYEIKFPNVMENTCTVKNVLEQLKYRYNRELYHVQRPILRKILEKDEVASKTMVLCVAAIYVDNVSVASVNPTSQNVELLLTDGWYCVKACLDRMLVRMVTTGAIVVGTKMAVCGAELINCEQGVAPWEDTSSVRLKLHGNSIRRARWLARLGPRTDLIQCPLGAAKADGGRMAATRVVVTRVYPPLYVEKMEDGSTVTLSERLEQIRQMKYESERQVIMEKLYEEVEKEMSDQESQDSEGYSNEKCMDSGSQISRNMKRSRDPDEYKSHLTKSQNRVLEEHDARQREKLIERVREKFHQKLEKHGLKSDRNVVPLFKARVAGVTEKGGKVEISKGYLSIWKPSAAVLELLTEGAWIEILNIIPTGIRNSEIQLSSGRQTIFNPYKQTNDKFKQYINTLQRMCYEIKEITQNPSMATNNNEIDTVGMIFCIEPSTKDFKEQNFQNVYLADAEKNIICVNFWGGLKKFGFENVLDTGQIVTCVNLQKRAGNTRKSIPQYRVTEFSYFTKTPKNKKALEITNELTSKLSKVKDKFCEDCLVLKNNYSIFKRRDSENVSPYRFDYNLPKNMGSPLKNCDANLNLTGLDFESSFNSQEISPQMLLRKKKVNEKIEKIRLNYGEPPPLSSIHIINKSKNASATYKSPLISNLERSKMESPGVQNVASPVTVNRTFVKNVNPVKLNFSSENLDESVDNFAEDFDASPPLSLDSDILN, from the exons ATGGATGAAATCTCGCAAAATATCAACAACTTTGAATCTTTACTCAAGAAACGTTTAACTAATAAGCCCCTAGCACTGTACGCTGGCAGTGGACACAAAAATACTACTGAAACTAGTAAACTATGTCCCAAAGAAGTATTATTAAGTGTAACAAGACAGGTAAAACTGATGCAGAATGCGGACACAGCGGGCTGCAGGCGACTTGGTGATACACTTAATAAGTACAAGAAGAGAGGATTCTTGCCCGTTAACAAGATACCAGTTTACACAGAG GTACCCCAAAAACTCCCTACAAGATTCGAAACACAATGTGTCTCTGACACGCAACTGATCAATGTTGtagaaaacgctgaaatcattGACAAACACAGAGGCGTTACTCAGGAATTTGACAAAACATTTTGTCAAAAAAGTGACAATGATACTGATGATGACAGCTTAAAATCCAAAACAATAATAGATGCAGAAATATGTAAAAGTGGAAATGATATTAGTAAGGACAAAAGAGAGGTGACTAACAAACTTAGTGGGTTAAACACTCAAGATAGTAAAATGTTTGACAATACTGATCTTACTTGTGCCATGGACACTGTCACATGTTGTGAAAATGATGTGCCAATTGATTTAAATGATGATGTTAATTTAAACACAAGTCAAGAGACCCAAGGCTTTAATGAATGTGTGGAAATTTTTGATGTCTCTGAAGTTGATGCAGAAAGGTCTGCTAGTCCTGTACTAAATACTATTAAAGGAAGTGCTACACCACCATTAGTTGTGGATTTgtatacttttgaaaaatttgAAGATTTAGCCCTTCCCATTATAGAAGAATATGGAGACCTTAAGTTAGCTAAAAATATGATAAATTCTCAAATTATAGGCAGAGAAATATCTATAACTGATCATTTTAATGAACAAGTTGGCAGGGATAGTCCAGTTTTAAGTAAAATTGAATGTGTAactacaaatattaataaagaaGAAGTTGaaaatatatgtacatgtaGCAATAAATGTGTGGATAGAGATGTAGAGTATACAAATGAATCAAATGACGAAGATGTTAATTTGGGTAGTGGCAACAAGGCAGAGGCAAAATTTAAAACAGAAATTAAGGATGAGATCCTATTTAGTAGTGATGAGGAATATGAATATCTACACAAAAATGTCCAAGAATTACCATTGACATGTGCCTTGGAAACATCTTTTTATGATAGATCAGATGTATTAGATAAAACTATGTATGTAGGATTTCAAACTGCCAGCAACAAGtctatacaaataaatacagaTTCGTTTACAAAAGCCAAAAGCATATTAAGTGATATTGATAATGAAGAAACAGGAAAGTCTCTCAGTGATTTAGTAGAGATATTTGATACTGGTAAAGCTGTAAGCGCAAATGAAGAATGTGATAAGTTATATAGTAATAAGCTAGAACATGATACTTACAAAGTCGAAGAAGATGAGATTAAGGATTTAACAACACCATCTTCAAGTGCCAATGATTTTACGAAAAGCAAAGACGACACACAAACATTTTTTACTTATGAACGAGACGAGGAAGTTAAAGATGATATTGTTATGAGTCAAATCatacaatgcaaaaatatatcaAGATCTGGTACACTACATAACAGTATTATTTCTGATTGGAAAATAAGTGACGCAGTGAATTCATCCCCAATAGAACCAAATAAAGAAGTTGATGACGATATCATCATCAGTCAAGTCATACAATGTAAGAGTATATCAAGAACACctaacatacataatttaaatactGCAAGTATAGGTCAAGAATCATTACTTCCAAATGCAGGTATTGCAAAAAGAAAATTGGAAGGTTTTAAAACAGCCAGTAATAAAAAGATCAAACTATCAGATAAAGCATTAGCTAGATGTAAAAAAGTATTTCAAGATATTGATTTAGGAGATTCTGAATACGTAAGCTGTAAATCAGACGTTGTCGAAACAGAAGTAAATTTTCTTGAAGATCTCAAGTCTCAGGATTTTAATGTTTCGTATGATGACGgtttaaaaacaaattttgaTACAACAAGAATAGCACATTTATGTGAAAACGTATCTGATGTTGCTAATACAAAAACAAATCCAGATGTAAATAATGGTGATTCTAAAATAGACAGTATTAAAGAAGAACAGCTTGGAATTAAGGAAGTCGATTTGCaaataaacgataaaattatACTACAAGAATTTGAAGACAACGAAATGCCTTTTGAAGAAACCAATAACAACACCTTCGTAGGTTTTAAAACTGCTAGTAATAAAAACATAGATGTTTCTGTTGACGCTGTGGCAATAACTAAACATATATTTCAAGATATTATAACTGTCCCTACTGCAAATGATTGTAACAGTGCAATGAAAAGCGCTAGAAATGTAATTGGTGATAGTGATAAAAACGATCACGTATTCAAAAAGCCTGCAGATTTTTGGAAATCAACTACAAATCAAACAAAATCATCGATAGACTCTTTGGACaaactaaaaaataaccacCGTGAAAGATGTAACAGTGAAAAGCCTCTGTCTAATGAATTCATTGGTTTTAAAACAGCTTCCCATAAAGAAATTATTGTATCAGAACAAGCTATGGAAAAAACTAAAGATATCTTTAAAGATATTGATGAAGAAGTAATAAGAAATGCCGATAATAAagacaaaattaatttaaaaaccgAGAAGAAACATATTGATAAAGACGAGTTTAATTGCGCAATAGACACTCAAGATTTTCTCGCAGAAGAATTGACTCGTATTGAAGATTTATTCAAAGACAAGAGTATAGAAAACCAACAATCTATTAGTCCTACATTCCGAGGCTTTCAGACAGCAAATCACAAACCTATAAATATTTCCGAGAAAGCTTTAGAAAAGAGCAAAAAACTATTAGAAGATATAACTAAAAAAGAAATTGACGTTAAATGTCATTCAATAGAAAACAAAGTTGATATAGACCACAATGCAATCGAGAAAAGCAGAGTTACGTGTATTGATAATTTGAACAATGATACAGGTAAATTCAATGGTAACAAAAATAAACCAATTTTTACGGGCTTTCTTACTGCCAGTAACAAAAAAGTGGAGGTCTCGAATAAAGCGATAGAGGCTAGCAAAACATTATTTAAAGATATAGTACTGTCTCAACAGGAAAACATAGGACAAAACGAAGAAGCAACTGAGATTTGTGATTCTGAAATTaccaacaataaaattaaaaatttggaATCAATAATATCAGAATCTGATAGTAAAGCAATTCAAATATCAGGAACAGCTTTACAGAACCGAGCAAAATTTACTGATGGTTCAACAGATACTCATACAGAACCTCCTACTTTTGTAAGATTTCGAACAGCTAGTGCTAAACCTATAAACATATCTGCTCATGCTATGGAGAAAACGAAAAGGTTACTCAGTGAATTTGAACTTAAAGATGGCATAATGTTGGACGAAGTCTACTGGCAAACAGATGCACCCAGTATATTTGTTGGTGCTGTAagtgataataagaaaaatactATATCTGCCAAAACTCCGgctaaaagtaaacaaatgctGAACGACGTTAAATTGAGAGACAACTTTAACAATGACAATGACTTTCACGATGAAAATATAGCAAATAATTCTGTAAAGACTGAAACCAAAAATATTCAACAAGGATATGAAATAACTGACGATCCTTACCAAAATTCAACTAGTCAATTTATTGGTTTCCAAACGGCAAGTAATAAAGAAGTCAAAATTTCAAAAGAAGCTTTAGCTAGAAGCAAACAAATGTTTCAAGATGTTGGTCTTGATGCTAAAGAATGTGACATTGTTGAAAAATATTCTCGACACGAAGAAAATACAAATCCAGTACTCAAAGACTTTAAAACGGCTAGCAACAGGATAGTAAGTATTTCAGACAAGCAATTGCAGAAAAGCAAAGAAATCCACAATATGAATAACGATTTAACTAAAACAAACGTAGATGCTCTAGTGTTCAAAGGATTTCAAACCGCGAGTAATAAGAAAGTAGAAATATCAGAAAAAGCTCTAGCGAAAAGTAAAAAGTTGTTTGAAGATCTAAATTTGAGTCAGCTAGACAAAGATCCTAAATCAATTTTAGATATGCATGAAAAGCATTCTGGTGGATTCGAGACAGGTAACAAGTTAATCGAAATATCGGAACAAAAGTCAGCAAGAAATAAGGATGTACTTAAAAATGCACATGATGAACATGAAAACGACAGTATTAAAACTGACAGGTTCCCAGCATTTAAAGGGTTCCAAACTGCAAGTAAAAAGAATGTACCTATATCAGAAGTAGCACTAGCGAAGAGCAAAAGATTGTTTGAAGATATGAATCTCAGTCAGCTGGATAAAGATGTAAAAATACCCGAAGATAAACACAATTTTGTAGGTTTTGAGACAGCTAATAACAAAAGAGTCAACGTATCAGAACAAGCATTGGCAAAAACGAAAGTTATATTTAAGGATATACATCTTGAAAAAGAGAAAGAAAAGCTAACGAAAGATACTACTCCAGGTTTTAAAGGATTTCAAACAgcgagtaataaaaaagtggatATATCAGAAAAAGCGCTAGCTAGAAGTAAAAAGCTTTTTGAAGATATGAATTTAAGTCAGCTAGATAAGGAGTCAAAAATGACAGAAAATGAGAACTATGTTGAAGGCATTCAAACAGCTAGTAACAAAAAAGTCACAATATCAGCCCAAGCATTAGCAAAAACCAAGGaaatttttgtagaaaaaaattttgaaaacgATAATGATAGTAATAATTCaactaaaaatgtaaaaaaagaaGCAGTGTTTAAAGGGTTTCAAACTGCAAGTAATAAGAAAGTGGTTATATCAGAAAATGCACTATCTAAATGTAAACAGCTTTTTGAAGACATGAATTTGAGTCAGCTTAATGACAATTCTAAAACTACAGTCGATTCATATAAATTACCAACTACAACAGCTAAGGAAGTAAACGCTCCAGTTAATgatcataaaattaatattgttaatttcGAAACTGTTGCAAATAAGAGAGTCAAAGTATCTGAACAAGCTGTGgtgaaaagtaaaaatgtattcAAAGATATACAAAACGAAAACAATGAACAATATAATCAAGAAATTAGGACTCCAGAAAACAAAATGTCTACAAACAAAAATGTTAATAATGATGTAATAGACACACAAGTGTTAAATGATTTTCAAGAAACTTTGAACACGGAAGATTTTAGCAAAAACACACCAACATCCAAAAGATCTGGAAGTCCTATTCTTTCTTGTCCCAGAGCTAAAAAAAGGAAATTTGAAACACCGTACAGAACAAGTAAGAAATTGGAACCGAAAAACCCTTTTGTACCACCAAAGTTAGCTAAAACATATCATTTCGATGACAATTATAAGAAAGAAAAGAAATTCACACTGAAAGATATAGAACGTCTTGAAAAGGAATATACAAAATCAAAAATAGATCCATATATACGAGAATTTAACATAGAAAATCTAcataattttacatttaaagataaaagaaatgattataCTGCTGAGAAAATTACTACAGATGACCTTAAAAGAATCTTTCTTGGTTCAGTGAATAAGAAAATTGTACCAGATGGCTGGTTAGATAatcatataaaattaattatatggAAACTGCTTtcatatgaaataaaatttccAAATGTCATGGAAAACACATGTACGGTCAAAAATGTATTGGAACAGTTGAAATATAGATACAATAGAGAATTATATCATGTGCAAAGACCGATTTTAAGAAAGATTTTGGAGAAAGATGAAGTGGCATCGAAAACTATGGTGCTGTGTGTTGCGGCGATATATGTGGACAACGTCAGTGTTGCCAG TGTGAACCCGACATCACAGAACGTGGAATTGCTGCTCACTGACGGATGGTACTGTGTAAAAGCCTGCTTGGATCGTATGCTGGTGAGAATGGTGACCACTGGCGCTATTGTGGTAGGCACTAAG ATGGCAGTGTGTGGCGCTGAGTTGATAAACTGCGAGCAAGGCGTAGCACCCTGGGAG GACACATCGTCTGTCCGTCTAAAACTCCACGGCAACAGCATCCGCCGAGCCCGCTGGCTCGCCCGCCTGGGTCCCCGCACTGACCTCATCCAGTGTCCTCTAG GTGCAGCTAAAGCAGATGGCGGTAGAATGGCCGCCACAAGAGTGGTGGTGACGAGGGTGTACCCCCCGCTGTACGTTGAGAAAATGGAAGATGGAAGTACGG TAACACTATCGGAGAGATTAGAGCAGATTCGTCAAATGAAATACGAGTCGGAGCGGCAAGTTATTATGGAGAAACTATATGAAGAAGTGGAGAAAGAAATGTCAGATCAG GAATCACAAGACTCTGAAGGCTATTCGAACGAGAAATGTATGGATAGCGGCTCGCAAATATCCAGAAATATGAAGAGAAGCAGAGACCCTGACGAATACAAA TCTCACCTAACCAAATCTCAAAACCGGGTGCTAGAAGAGCACGACGCGAGACAGAGAGAGAAGCTGATAGAGCGAGTGAGAGAGAAGTTCCATCAGAAGCTAGAGAAGCATGGGTTGAAGAGTGACAGAAATGTGGTGCCGCTGTTCAAAGCGAGGGTGGCTGGTGTGACGGAAAAGGGGGGGAAAGTTGAAATAAGTAaag GCTACTTGTCAATTTGGAAACCATCAGCTGCTGTCTTAGAGTTGTTGACCGAGGGCGCCTGGATCGAGATCCTGAACATCATCCCTACTGGGATAAG GAATTCAGAAATTCAGCTTTCATCGGGCAGACAGACAATTTTCAATCCATACAAACAGACAAATGACAAATTTAAACAGTACATAAATACATTACAGCGAATGTGCTATGAAATCAAAGAAATAACCCAAAATCCTTCAATGGCCACAAATAATAACGAAATAGACACCGTCGGCATGATATTCTGCATAGAACCATCGACTAAAGACTTTAAGGAGCAAAACTTCCAAAATGTCTACCTAGCGGatgcagaaaaaaatattatctgtGTCAATTTCTGGGGCGGATTAAAAAAATTCGGCTTCGAAAATGTTCTAGACACAGGACAGATTGTAACTTGCGTTAATTTACAGAAAAGAGCTGGTAACACCAGGAAAAGTATACCACAGTATAGGGTGACAGAGTTTAGCTATTTCACAAAAACGCCTAAGAACAAAAAGGCATTGGAAATCACGAATGAACTGACAAGCAAACTGTCAAAAGTTAAAGACAAATTTTGTGAAGATTGTCTtgttttaaaaaacaattattcCATTTTCAAAAGGAGGGACAGTGAAAATGTATCGCCGTATAGATTTGACTATAACTTACCTAAAAATATGGGGTCTCCGCTGAAGAATTGTGATGCAAATTTAAATCTTACCGGCTTGGATTTTGAGTCCAGTTTCAATTCGCAAGAAATTTCCCCACAAATGTTGCTTAGGAAAAAGAAAGTCAACGagaaaattgaaaaaataagATTGAACTACGGCGAGCCGCCTCCTTTGAGCTcgatacatattataaacaaatcGAAAAACGCCTCTGCGACGTACAAAAGCCCGttaatttcaaatttggaacgtTCAAAAATGGAAAGTCCCGGCGTACAAAATGTTGCCAGCCCTGTGACAGTTAACAGAACTTTTGTGAAAAATGTGAATCCTGTGAAATTGAATTTTTCTAGTGAAAATTTGGACGAGAGTGTAGATAATTTTGCGGAGGATTTCGACGCCAGTCCGCCATTGAGCCTTGATTCCgatattttaaattaa